ACTGTGCGCAACGGCTGTCCGGGAAAACCCGTCCCGCCGGGTGACGAGAACCGTCACCAACTTCACCTTGTTCACCTTGTGCCGCCGGATCGGACGCCCCCCGTCGCCTCTCACCCCGCGGCCGGTCGGCCATCGGCCACCGGTCACATCCGCCGGCTCACGCCTGCGATCCTTAACGGCACGTAGCACCATACCGGCTTAAACCCCGCCCATGAGATGAACCAAGAGGTCACATTCCCGGTTGTACAACGGGCGAACCGGCCCCTGTGGTTTCCCAAATGGCTCAAGATTTTCTCCGGCCCCGCGGGTCACCGGGACCGGTCACCGGCATTCCTGAGCCTTTCTCGCAGGTCGAAGCCGCATTCGTGTGATCACTGGGCCAGGGAGAGCACTTCCGCCGATTTCAGCCGCGCCAGGGCCTCTCCCGCGAGAGCCAGCTTGGAACCCCTGATGCCGCTGCCGATCACCACCTCGGGACGCTCGGCGACCCGCGTGTCCACCAGCACCGGCCAGTCGTCCGGCAGGCCGATCGGGGTGATGCCGCCGTACTCCATGCCGGACCGCGTCACCGCGTCGTCCTGCGCGGCGAAGGACGTCTTGCGCGCGTCCAGGTGGCGGCGGATCACGCCGTTGACGTCGGCCCGCGTCGTGGCGAGCACCATCACGGCGGCGTACCGCGTCTCGCCTCCCCGCCTGGCGGTGACGATCACGCAGTTGGCGGAGTCCGCCGGCGCCACGCCGTACCGCTCGCAGAACACCGCCGTGTCGGCCAGGCCGGCGTCGATCGGCGCGACCCGAACGGCGTCGGTCATGCAGGCGAGCGCCTGCGCCACCGGGTCGGCCAGCAGGTCGCGGCGGTCCAGCGCGGGTACCCAGTCGAGCGTGCCGAGGCCCACGGGTCATCCCTCCTTCAGAACACGGTGGTGCAGATCGGTGACCACCTTACGTGCCGACTCCAGCGCACCGGCCTGCCAGGCGATGAGGTGCGTCAGCCAGTCCCCCGCGAAGTACACCCGGCCGGCCGGCCGCTGGAGCAGGGACAGGCCGCTCGTGGACGGCCAGCGCACCCATGCGCCTTCGATGTGCGGCTGCCTGCGCCACGAGATCGTCACCGCGTCCAGCACGTCCTTGCGGTACTTGGCGCCGTGCACGCGCGCACCGTGGCCGAGCGCACGGCGCACCCGGTCGCGGTGCGGCATCGCGTCGTAGGCCTCGGCGTGCGGCCCGGTGTTGTAGTAGCCGACGACCAGGCCGCGCTCGGTGTGGTAGTCGTGCGAGGGGTACCAGATGTGGCCGATCTCCAGGTCGGTCTCGGTGGCGCCGCCGTACACGCGGTCCTCCAGCTCCCACCAGCGGCGGCCGTACTCCAGGCCGAGCTTGCCGGCCGCCATGGGGATCGGGGTCGCCAGCGCGGAATGGACGTCGGCGCCGAGGTTGGTGCGCACACGGGTCAGGACGTGCGGAGGCAGCGCGGCCACGCAGTAGTCGGCGGTCAGGACGGCGCCGCCGTCGAGCTCGACCTCCACCCCGCTCGGACGGTTGGTGATCCTGGTGACGCGTGTGCCGGTCCTGATGCGCTCCGCGCCGACCCGGCCGGCCAGCGCGCGCACGATGGCGTCCATGCCGCCGATCGGCTGGAACATCGGCATGGCCTGCTCGTAGCCGGCGTCCATGGTCAGCATGCGGCCGAGGCCCTGGCTGAGGACCTCGGCCAGCTCAGGCGGACGGCCGAGCGCCGACCCCGCCGTGACGCCGGGGTCCACGCGGTAGCCGCGGCGCTCCCCGCCGGTGTAGGTGTGCGCCGGGCCGATCTCCCCGAAGTGGGACAGGAAGTCGAGCAGCAGCTCCTGGTCGGCCTTGGTCAGCCTGGCGTCGAGAGCCCCGGCGTCGGTGGCCTTGGCGAGTAACTCGGAGATGTAGCCGTAGGCGTCGGCGCGCGCGGTGCGCATGCGGACCGGGGCCCGCATGCCGGAGGTGAGGACGTACGCGCTGGAGTTGCTGTTGACGAACACCTCAAGGGGGACGCCGAGCTCGCGGCAGTAGTCGAGGGTGACCATCCACTGAGCGATGCGAGCGGGACCGGCGTTGAAGTAGGTGCCGGGGCCGAAGCGGACCTGCCGCCGTTCCGGGGAGTCCGCGGTGCCGGGGCTCGCGGAACCGTTCCACGAGACCGGAAGCTCGGTGACTGTGTCGCCACCGCGCAGTGTAAGGCTGCGGCCCCCTATGCGATCACGTGCCTCAAGCACCGTGCAGTCGTACCCGGCCTTGCCGAGTTCGTACGCGCACGCCAGCCCCGCCACGCCGGCGCCGAGCACCAGCACCTTGGCGGGACGGCCACCGCGCAGCGTGAAGTCCGACCGGCCAGGCGGGACGTACGGCGCGGGACCCGCCGCGCCGCCGGTGCGCGGCAGCGGGTCGGCGGCAGGGGACGGGGCCAGTCCGAGCACACCCATGGCGGCGTACATGGCACCCGCGCCGCCGGCCGCGCCGATGCCGACGAGCAGTGAGCGACGGGTGAGCTTGGCGGGGTCAGGCACGGGGGTCAGCCGTAGATGCCGCTGTCGCAGGCCACCCGGCCGGCGATCATCGCGTAGACACCGAGCAGCGCCATGATGTCCCTGAAGTCCTCCGAGGTGAACTCGATGTGCCGGGGACCGGCCGGGCGCGTGCCGGGGATCAGCGAGCAGCCCGCCGCGATGGCCGTCGAGTTCCACTCCACCCCGAGCGTGAACGGCGGCGGCACGACGTACGGCCGGAAGTCGCTCAGCCGGTTCAGCGCACGCGCCGCGGCCTCCCTGATGAGCGCGTGCGCGACGGCCGGCGGCAGCAACTGCGCCGCGAACCGGTCGATGCCCTTCTTCACCGGCACCGTCTCGACCTCGCCGAGCACCTCGCGGGCCTCCGCGCACGCCGCCTCGTCCCCGGTGACCAGCGCCACCGGTACGCCGAGGAACCCGGCGAACCCGGCGACCAGCCGGATCTCACCGCAGATCTCACCGTTGAGGTACACGTTCTGGATCTCGTGACCCATCCACGTGTGGTTGAGCACGCCGTGCCGGGTGCCGGCGCGCGCGTGGTAGCCGGCGAAGCAGGCCGCGTCGAAGCCGGCCGTCAGGCCCTCGGCCATGCGCATCGGCTTGCCGGGGCCGCGGATCAGCGACGCGCGGGGGTCGAGCTGGTCGATGCGGAGATTCTTGGTGGAGCCGTGCGCGTCGTTGACGACCACGTCGGTCGCGCCGGCCTCGTACACCCCCGCGACGACGGCGTTGGCGTCGGCGGTCATCAGCTCGCAGCCACGCTCGTAGCCCCGGCCGCCGGCGTGCATCTCCTCAGGGTCGGTGAGGCCGGTCACGCCTTCCATGTCCACCGACACGTACACCTTCATCACAGCCCCCAGCTCTCCACCCGGAGACGGTCGGCCGCGTCCATGAAGCCGAACCGGTCCGCCATGATCGGCTCGATCTCCTTGCGCCACTTCTCGGGGATCTCCTCGACGGCGGGAGGGTAGCACCGCTCCAGCCACCGCGTGGACTCGACGGTGGCCTTCAGATGCCGCGCGGCCGTGGCGAACGGTGTCGTCTCGATGTCCGGCACGTGCGCGCAGCCGTACTCGATCATCTCCTGGCCGCCGTACGGCGGGGGCTGCTGCCACTTGCGCGCCACCGGCCGGTCGGCCGTGATCTCGGTGCGCATCGGCCGCCGCTCGACGGCGGCCTGGATGAGCTCCTTGTACAGGCACTTGCCGCACCGGCCGCACGGCCCGCTGCCGTCGCCGCGCAGGCACCAGCGCACCTGGTCCCTCAGTTCCGACTCCAGCGCGATCCGCATGGTCATCGCCTCGCTGATGCCCCCGACCGGCAGCACCAGCGGCAGCCCCACGGCCGCGAACGCTCTCCCCCACCTGCCGTGCGCCGACCACATGGGGTTGTCCGGCGTGTACCGGTGGACGTACCGGCCCCCGCCGAGCCAGCGCGAGCCGATCTCGTACCCGAGCGCCACCCCGCCGAGGTCCGCCTCGCCGGCCGTCAGCAGCGCACCGGCCAGCACCGCGTGGTGCTCGGGGTAACCGGGCCGGGGCTTGCGGAGCATGAACTCGAGATCGGACCGGACGACCGTGACCTCACGACCGGTCCCACGCGCCAACTTCGCCAGCACGTCGGAGCGGTAGTGCGTCCACCGGTTCGGCACCCGCGGATGCGGCACCCGCTGGAAGTGGACGAGCGGCGCCTCCGGCAGCAGCGCCGCCACCGCCACCGAATCGGCCCCGCCGCTGTAGGAGATCGCCAGCCGCTCCCCGGCCTCCCGCGCCGCACCCCCCACGGGACCCGCGTCGACCCCCCAGCCGTCGTGCAACGCGCCGGCCAGCGCGGCCGAGACGGGCCGGTCGAAGACCACTCTCCCCCGGGCCCACGGCGCCGCCACCGTCCAGGCCGCCAGTGCGAGCAGATCAGGATGCGGCTCGCCGTGCTCCCCCTCCGGAAGCCGCACATGGCAGGTGTCGGTGGCCAGTTCCACCGCCTGCCCGTCCGTCACGACCCCCGCGACCCCTTCACCGGCGTCCAGCCGCAACCGCAGCCGCCACTCGGCCCCGTCCCGCGTCCACGCCAGCCTCATACCCGTCCTCCACCGCGACGCCGCACGGCCCCGCCACCGATCCCTGGCACCGGCCCGGCGCTCGTTCCTCCACCGCGACGTCGCACGGACCCGGCCCTCATGAGGATGCCGCCGGTGAGCTCCGCCCCGCCTCGCCGTCCTCGCGCAGCCCGTCCACGGCCTGCCAGAGCAGGACCTCGGCCTGCAGCAGATGGTCGACGGCCGACGAGGCCTCCGTCGCCAGCCGGTGAGCGTCCTCGACCTTCGCCTTCAGACCGCCGTCACCAGAAGGAGCCCTCCCCTGCTTGCGCAGCAGCTCCACCTCGCGCCGCAGCTCGGTGACCTCACGCCGGAGCGCCTGCACCTCCCACAACGAGTCCTTGACATCCTGTCGATGCTCGGCTCGCGTGACGTACCGTCCGTCCAGCCGCACCAGCACAGCCCGCAACACCCGCCGAGGCACCAAAGCCCGCCACACAACCCGCGCCATGACCGGCCACCCTAGCGGAACCCGTGAACCTTCCCGGCAAATGCCGCCACACCCTTGGTGATCAGTCGGCGGGCCGCTCCGTCAGCAGGTGGATGCGCCGTCCGTCGTGGTCCAGCACCGCCAGGATCTCCGCGGGCCCGTCCTTGGCGCCGAACGCGTGCGGGATCATGGTCGAGAAGGCCGCCGCCTGCCCCGTCTCGACGGTGATGGTCCGCTCCCCCAGCAGCAACAGGACCGTCCCGGACAACACGGTGAACCAGTCGTGTCCCGGATGGACCTTCAGCGCGTCCCGCCGCGGCGGCGGCTTGACGATCCGCATCCTCGCCACCGTGACACCGTGCGGCCCGTCCTCCCTGCTCAACATCCACGTGGTCACGCCACGCGCCGGATCGTGCACCGGCCTGATCACCACGTCCTCGTCCGCGACCGACTCCACGAGCTGGTCGAGCGTCACCCCGAGGGCCCGCGCGATCGCGGTGAGCTGGTCGAGTCCGATGCGCCGGTGACCGGTCTCGATGCGGCTCAAGGTGGACGGGCTCATGTGACACCGGGCAGCGAAGTCGTCCAACGACCAGCCGAGAGCCGTCCGCAACCCCCGGATCCGGCTACGGACCAACGCGTCGACGTCATCATCTTGCTTCATACGCAAGATGGTATGCTCCTACCGCAAAGCTCGCGTACCGTCGAACCATGACACAACACGACCCCGACCCGCAGCACAGCGGCCACGGTCACGGCCCCCAGCACGACCACGGACGCACGGCGCCACACGAGGCCGGTCACGGACCGCAGCAGGGCCACGGCCACGGTCACGGCCATGGCCAC
The window above is part of the Sphaerisporangium rubeum genome. Proteins encoded here:
- a CDS encoding YbaK/EbsC family protein, which produces MGLGTLDWVPALDRRDLLADPVAQALACMTDAVRVAPIDAGLADTAVFCERYGVAPADSANCVIVTARRGGETRYAAVMVLATTRADVNGVIRRHLDARKTSFAAQDDAVTRSGMEYGGITPIGLPDDWPVLVDTRVAERPEVVIGSGIRGSKLALAGEALARLKSAEVLSLAQ
- a CDS encoding flavin monoamine oxidase family protein, translating into MPDPAKLTRRSLLVGIGAAGGAGAMYAAMGVLGLAPSPAADPLPRTGGAAGPAPYVPPGRSDFTLRGGRPAKVLVLGAGVAGLACAYELGKAGYDCTVLEARDRIGGRSLTLRGGDTVTELPVSWNGSASPGTADSPERRQVRFGPGTYFNAGPARIAQWMVTLDYCRELGVPLEVFVNSNSSAYVLTSGMRAPVRMRTARADAYGYISELLAKATDAGALDARLTKADQELLLDFLSHFGEIGPAHTYTGGERRGYRVDPGVTAGSALGRPPELAEVLSQGLGRMLTMDAGYEQAMPMFQPIGGMDAIVRALAGRVGAERIRTGTRVTRITNRPSGVEVELDGGAVLTADYCVAALPPHVLTRVRTNLGADVHSALATPIPMAAGKLGLEYGRRWWELEDRVYGGATETDLEIGHIWYPSHDYHTERGLVVGYYNTGPHAEAYDAMPHRDRVRRALGHGARVHGAKYRKDVLDAVTISWRRQPHIEGAWVRWPSTSGLSLLQRPAGRVYFAGDWLTHLIAWQAGALESARKVVTDLHHRVLKEG
- a CDS encoding M55 family metallopeptidase gives rise to the protein MKVYVSVDMEGVTGLTDPEEMHAGGRGYERGCELMTADANAVVAGVYEAGATDVVVNDAHGSTKNLRIDQLDPRASLIRGPGKPMRMAEGLTAGFDAACFAGYHARAGTRHGVLNHTWMGHEIQNVYLNGEICGEIRLVAGFAGFLGVPVALVTGDEAACAEAREVLGEVETVPVKKGIDRFAAQLLPPAVAHALIREAAARALNRLSDFRPYVVPPPFTLGVEWNSTAIAAGCSLIPGTRPAGPRHIEFTSEDFRDIMALLGVYAMIAGRVACDSGIYG
- a CDS encoding DUF6395 domain-containing protein translates to MRLAWTRDGAEWRLRLRLDAGEGVAGVVTDGQAVELATDTCHVRLPEGEHGEPHPDLLALAAWTVAAPWARGRVVFDRPVSAALAGALHDGWGVDAGPVGGAAREAGERLAISYSGGADSVAVAALLPEAPLVHFQRVPHPRVPNRWTHYRSDVLAKLARGTGREVTVVRSDLEFMLRKPRPGYPEHHAVLAGALLTAGEADLGGVALGYEIGSRWLGGGRYVHRYTPDNPMWSAHGRWGRAFAAVGLPLVLPVGGISEAMTMRIALESELRDQVRWCLRGDGSGPCGRCGKCLYKELIQAAVERRPMRTEITADRPVARKWQQPPPYGGQEMIEYGCAHVPDIETTPFATAARHLKATVESTRWLERCYPPAVEEIPEKWRKEIEPIMADRFGFMDAADRLRVESWGL
- a CDS encoding helix-turn-helix domain-containing protein; protein product: MKQDDDVDALVRSRIRGLRTALGWSLDDFAARCHMSPSTLSRIETGHRRIGLDQLTAIARALGVTLDQLVESVADEDVVIRPVHDPARGVTTWMLSREDGPHGVTVARMRIVKPPPRRDALKVHPGHDWFTVLSGTVLLLLGERTITVETGQAAAFSTMIPHAFGAKDGPAEILAVLDHDGRRIHLLTERPAD